One Pseudoalteromonas ulvae UL12 genomic window, GTGGGAAGGTCGAAGCTGCTGAAACAGTAACACAAGCTCTCCAGCGAGAGTTAAAAGAAGAAGTTGATTTAGTCGTGAGATGCTCAACCCCATTTATGGAAATCCACCATGATTATGGTGATAAAGCGGTGTTCTTAGATGTTCATTTAGTTGAGGATTTTAGCGGCGAAGCAAAAGGACTCGAAGGCCAGCAAGGATTGTGGGTAGATTTGCATGAATTACAGAATTATCAATTTCCAGAAGCTAATCAGGTTATTCTAGATAAACTATTGGCTGAGTGATCAAAACATAGCAAGAGAGCTATTTTTCGAACATCAAAAATCACAGTGATAAGATTTTATTAGCTACACTGCATATAAGGTTACGTGATTAGGTTTTGGTTGATGCTCAGATTGTGTTGGTTATTGAGTTTAATGTTTGTGCTTGCTGTTAGTTTAAGTGGTAAAGCCAATGGTGCGACCTTAGCTGTCAGTGTGGGCTGGAACAAACCCCCTTATGTAATAGAAGAAAACGATACAGGATTTGAAATTGAATTAATTCGTGCCATTTTTAACAAAATGGGCTATAGACTGAATTTTATTTACGTTCCGTTTGCCCGTTCCCATTACTTACTTGAAAAAGGTAAAATTGATGTTGCGATGACATTGAGCCCTCGTATGAAAATTAGTGCGGAGCAATTAAGTGAAAGCTACATTAATTATCACAATGCGGTTATCACCTTAAAAGGAAGGGGGTTTAGTTTTACGTCGATTGATGATTTAGCTTCTATTTCGTTTGTGGGGTTCCAAAATGCAAGCATAGTGTTGGGCGAAAGGTATGCCAAAGTGACTACTCGTAGTCCATTTTATTTTGAGTTACCCGATCAAACTCACCAAGTCGAAATGTTACTTAAGGGGCGTGTTGATGCAGTGGTGATGGATGTGAATATATTTAATTACATAAGCCGTTCTGTTATGCAGCAAGCTCATATCGACAATGTTGATATCCATCCACTTTTTGCAACCAGTCATTATCATTTAGGGTTTAAAGACATAGCCTTAAAAGCACAATTCAATCGCGCATTAATTGACTTCAAAACCACTCTTGCTTACCAAGCACTGATTAATAAATATGATTTTTATCAGACCGCCTTACCAGACCAAAAGTAATTGTTATTGGGGATGCTGGTTTTGAGTCGCTATTGCTTAGTCGGGTCAAGAAGGGAAATTGTTAGTCATTTGGAGTGATTGCTCTTTTTTATTGTGTTTAAAACTAACTCTTGCTTATCAACAGTGCCGATTTAGCTACATTCAGTGTGAGACATTGTCTTAGTTTGTTGTTGCAATGTGTACAAATAGCAATATTATTTTAGAGTCAAAACTCTTTTTATTTCCCTATCAAACTGTTTATATTAGCTATTTTTCATTATCGTCTGCTTTTATATTTAGTACTGTCATAAAAACTTAAATAATCATGCCTATGTTTACCTATCCCAGCTTTATATAATTACAGCACAAACAACAAGATGGATATGTGAGATGGATTTTACATTTAACCCAAAGGCAGATAAGCCAACCGTACTCGATAATGATGTGATAGGGCAATATCAAGCCTGTATAAACGAATTTGAAAAGCTCGGGTATGATGACCCCTATCTACAAGAAATAAAGGCAGAAATGCTAAAATTACAGCAGCGTAGAATAACTGATTAATGCTTGTAAGCCTTCACTAGGTTATCG contains:
- the mutT gene encoding 8-oxo-dGTP diphosphatase MutT, whose protein sequence is MSVQQKKIVHVAVGVIKRNDAIFICKRPEDKHQGGKWEFPGGKVEAAETVTQALQRELKEEVDLVVRCSTPFMEIHHDYGDKAVFLDVHLVEDFSGEAKGLEGQQGLWVDLHELQNYQFPEANQVILDKLLAE
- a CDS encoding substrate-binding periplasmic protein, with the protein product MLRLCWLLSLMFVLAVSLSGKANGATLAVSVGWNKPPYVIEENDTGFEIELIRAIFNKMGYRLNFIYVPFARSHYLLEKGKIDVAMTLSPRMKISAEQLSESYINYHNAVITLKGRGFSFTSIDDLASISFVGFQNASIVLGERYAKVTTRSPFYFELPDQTHQVEMLLKGRVDAVVMDVNIFNYISRSVMQQAHIDNVDIHPLFATSHYHLGFKDIALKAQFNRALIDFKTTLAYQALINKYDFYQTALPDQK